The Neomonachus schauinslandi chromosome 4, ASM220157v2, whole genome shotgun sequence genome includes a region encoding these proteins:
- the SMIM12 gene encoding small integral membrane protein 12, whose amino-acid sequence MWPVLWTMVRTYAPYVTFPVAFVVGAVGYHLEWFIRGKDPQPVEEEKSISERREDRKLDELLGKDHTQVVSLKDKLEFAPKAVLNRNRPEKN is encoded by the coding sequence ATGTGGCCTGTGCTTTGGACCATGGTGCGTACCTATGCTCCCTATGTTACATTTCCTGTGGCCTTCGTGGTCGGGGCTGTGGGTTACCACCTGGAATGGTTCATCCGGGGAAAGGATCCCCAGCctgtggaggaggagaagagcaTCTCTGAGCGCCGGGAGGACCGCAAGCTGGATGAACTGCTAGGCAAGGACCACACCCAGGTGGTGAGCCTTAAGGACAAGCTGGAATTTGCCCCTAAAGCTGTCCTGAACAGAAACCGCCCAGAGAAGAATTAA